In Tripterygium wilfordii isolate XIE 37 chromosome 17, ASM1340144v1, whole genome shotgun sequence, the genomic window TGACACTAGAGAATAATGGCCAGTAAGTTCTAGCATGAATCTGGACATATTCATTTTGTGAATATAGTGCAAATGCTAATAAATTTGTATGTTTTTACAAAAAGCTCTATAGGCATATGTAAGAGAAGAGATCATTTTCATTATTGAAAGAGGAAAACATGTTCTGTTAATTTTCATTATTGTGTAAACATGAATATATCGCTGTTTGTGAGTTAAAGTACATTTTACAATGACAAGTAGCAAAAAGAGGGGGAATTCTTCAACAGTTGAAAACAAAGAGTGAAGAATGAGCTGTGAAAACTAATAGAGGTTTCTGTGATAAAAAGTGTGCCTTTCAAAAAATACTGAGACATTGAGGGAAAATGAATGTGGTGGTGgtcttaaaattttatttaggtTATTTTAGATGGAAAATCTGTATCTAGAAGCTTTTACCTTTTGAGGGCATCTTAATTTGACAATATCAGCTGCTTCGGAGTGCTATTTCATCAAGAAGAAGTTCGATCGCACTCTTCACTTTGAATTGACTAATTTTCTGTGTCGTATCCTGACAGTGAAGATATTACCAGTAGTTCAAAAGCAGCATTTATTGCTTTGCACGCTACTTATTTGCAATGCTGCCGCTATGGAGGTACTCATGACTAAATGTATTGAAGCGAGCTATTTTGGATACATGTACTGCAGAGGAGTAGTTAATATCTAAAATGTCTGTTCTCTTTCCAGGCACTTCCCATTTTTCTTGATGGTCTGGTTACTGCTTGGGGTGCTATTCTGATTTCGGTGACACTGATTCTTCTATTTGGTGAGGTCAGGAATTCATTTCTTCATTTAGTTTTCATGTATAATgaaagtaaattaaattacttgGACAGTCATATTTGAGATCCAAAAATTAGACCTATCTGTTTCGTCCATGCTCCTTAGCATTTTCTTGATGAGTTATGCTCACTAAGTAGCATTTTCTGGAAACGCCTACTTGATGGTGGGTCTGAATTCTTATAAGATCGTTTGTTTCAAGAAAAATCATGCTTAAGGAAAAGTCGTGATTTTCTGTTGTTTGTTTCAAGGGAAACATGTGTTTTGGGaaaaatttaaagataaaaagtgGGTAAAACAATGGCTTAATCGACTTTGGGAGGGCAAGTTAGTGTTAAACAAGCATGGGAAAACTCTGTATTTTCCTTCTAACGAATGAGggaaaatcatgatttttcctATATCATGATTTTTCTTGGAACAGATGGAACCTAAGTTTTCTGCATGTGCACTGGCGAAAGTGGTTGTCCTCCTGTCTTCAGTCTTTTGGAACAAATTTCACTTCTTGTATTTGTAGTATCATGCATAACGTGATAATGTGAATTTGAGTATCCACATGTTAGACTGACTGCAAATTACCTCTAAATGCAGATTATACCACAGTCTGTTTGTTCTCGATATGGTTTAGCTATTGGTGCTGCTATAGCTCCTTTTGTACATGGCCTCGTTTGGATCTGCTTTCCAGTTGCCTTTCCAATAAGCAAGGTGAGATATGTCGGTATAGGTACCCTCCATAGTTTAACTCTTCTCTTGGTGTAAAAATGACGCAATTTATTTCATTCATTCACGCAAGTTAGTTTCTTTAGTTTTTGCGTTCTTGTTTTGGATCTGCCTTTTTGTTCGGCAAGGGTGATATATATAGGTTCAAGTATTCTCATCAATGGACGCCTGTCTCTGAAATAGTAGTGATTACTATATCATTCATACACTCCAAATCCTTTTCTTAACTTTCCATTTTTGATCTTTTATTCAGCTACTGGACTTGCTGCTGGGGCATGGCCATGTAGCACTCTTTCGCAGAGCTGAATTGAAGACACTTGTTAATTTGCATGGTAATGAGGTAATGCTAATTTACAGTttagcatttcaagtttttcaaTTACAGCCTTCTCATATTTTACTTGTGTCTGAAATTTcacttttctcctttttctgatTGGTTGGCTGCTTGTTATgacttgttattattatttgaatGGTTAATGATTAATCACTTGTCATTTCAATATGCTGCTAGTTTCTTCATCATTTTGATGTGTATTACTTGTTCATTACCTCCACCAGAATCGATTCCatgaagcttttttttttccaatctaAAAGTAAAATTATTCTGGAGTCATGACCTCATGAATGAATTTTGTTTAGGCTGGAAAAGGCGGAGAACTGACACACGATGAGACGACTATTATTGCTGGGGCTCTTGAGCTCTCAGAGAAAACTGCTAAAGATGCCATGACTTCTATATCTGAAATTTTTGCAATTGATATTAATGTCAAGCTCGACAGGTGTGATGCTTTTAAAGAATGAGGCCAACCTGTATATTTTTTGagtcatattttttattattaatattagcGTGTGAGGGGACTTGTACCTGAGCAAGATTCAAGTTCTTATGGAGTAGGCCAAAATCAACATTGTTTGGGTCAatgactttgatgatgatgatgatgctgatgtTTGTTCTTTCTGTGTACAGGGAGTTAATGAATTTGATTCTGGAAAAAGGGCACAGCAGGATTCCAGTGTATTATGAGCAACCTACAAACATAATTGGACTAGTTATGGTAAATTGTCAGTTTTTATATCTCCCCTGCCTCGCTAACATCCCCGaacataaacacaaaagtagtaattataatttttgtggATTGTATTGGATTAAGGAGCGCATTGTTTCTATCGACACATTTGATGTCCCTGCTAGAATGAGGGTATCGATATGTATGAAATATTGAGGAACAATTGGCATAGGCTTTGCTTATTGATCAATAGTTTTCTGAATTGGTATGGCTGATCTTACAATATTTCATTTGGAGATTTCCCTCACTAAGAATTTTAAAGGCAAGATAGCTGTGTATATTTGGCCATCTGTTCCTTCTCTTTTCCATAGATGGCTTGCACAAAAAATGTAAGATGCATGGAGCAGATATGTCCATGATTTCTAAACATTTGACGGTTGAATTTTGCTAGGTCAAGAATCTGTTGACAATTCACCCTGAAGATGAAACACCTGTGAAGAATGTTACCATACGGAGGATCCCCAGGTACCTTCtataaattaagaaattttgtAATTGGTAACGGCATTTTGTTTGTACAGAATGCATGTTTAAATTATTGCAGGAATTATTCAATGTGCGCCCTTCTAGTCCTAAACTGATATTGGATACATCTCTGTGTTTCAGGGTTCAAGGAACTCTGCCATTGTATGACATATTGAATGAATTTCAGAAAGGTCACAGCCATATGGCAGTTGTTGTTAGACAATGCAAACAGGCTGAGCAGCTTTCCTCCAGCAGTGCTTCTGACAGTAAGAATTGAATTCCCGCTATTATCTGCATCCAATATTTTTCGACCCATTCTAGATCATACTTGTCTATCACTTCTCTCCTTTTGACTGGAGATTTTCCCAAAACTCATTATGATGGAAAATCTATTTGGCAACTCCCTATCTTGTAAAAATAGATGCTGAGAAAGATGTCAAAATTGACATTGATGGTGAAAAGCCTCTGCAAGAAAAGGTCTTAAAGAGCAAGAGGCTACTCCATAAGTGGAAGAGCTTTCCCAACAGTGCCAACAATTCATATGGACGATCTAGGAGCAGGAAATGGACAAAAGACATTGACGCCGACATCTTGCATATAGATGGCAATCCACTTCCACAACTCGCTGAAGAAGAAGCTATCGGCATACTAACAATGGAAGACGTCATTGAAGAGCTCTTACAGGTACAATGTTCAGCCAATCCATGATGATACTGTATTCTTGTACCGTCTCTTTTTGACTaccttgtgtttttctctcttttcttttacaCTACTGTAGGAGGAGATCTTTGATGAAACTGATCATCATTTGGAGGATTCATGACGAAGGCTTCCAGAACAGTAGCATGCAACGGTATTCTGAAAATTTAGGGAAGAAAGGAATATCCCAATTTGGTTTATCCATAGGCTCGTTATGAACTAGTGTGGGCCTTGCAAGTGATCATGTACCGTTCAGTAATGAAGGATGTGGTTATGGGAAACAATGTGGTAGTTTTAAGTACTCTGAATTCAGTAGTGAAGAAAATATAGATGGTGGCAACTGGCATGGCCCTAAAATGAGTTGGCTGCCCATCGTAATTGTGCATCCTTACCTTCACAACCTTGAAGAGCTAGAAACTGGGCAGAGTCCCCGGCAAATGATCAAGGATTGTAAATAGCAATAGGATTTCCAGTTTGCTTGATCAAAGAAGACCTGAGTTTGGCATTATCCATTTACCACTTAATAATGACATAAAATGATTGTAAGGATAACCAAATTGTTCTCAATCTATTTGCTTTTCAGCACATTTCGATGGCTTTATGCATGCGCTTTTCTATCCACTTGTTACCCAGGCAGCCGTGGGTCAAGTTGCCCCCAGGATTCATGCACTGAACCTTATTTAGATTTGCGCATTTTACAGTGCTTTTCTTTTGAGATGCTACATAGCTTGCTTTTtgccttcttcctctttttgtcAAGCTCATCCTCCGAAGATTTCAGTGAAGATGGCTTATCTCTGGACCTCATATAACAGGGCTCGCTCACACAAGGACTTGTTGACAAATTGTCCTTGGAGTCTGAACAAGCTGGAAGATAAGGACCAGTTTCATCCATCCTTGAACCTACAGTACCCCGGCCACGCTTAACACTGCCATAAACAAAGTATGGGTGTGAGGccattgaaagaaaattttcccaTGTGAATTTATGATGAGCACCCTCTCGCACAAAAGCACAAATAAGCTACCTTCAACATATGCCTTGTATATAGATGTTACTGTGGCTCATCTTTTTTCCCTAAACAAAAGCTCTTTCTACAATCAAGGGTGTTCAAGTAACTTCAACATCAAACGAAAAAACTTGAAGATCTTCTTATGCTTCAATAAACCCAATTATCTGCCATTACTGCAATGCAacctcaaaaaattaaaattataaattcctAAAAATGCAAATTAAGACTAATACCAAGGAATATATTCCTCCAGAGTTTGTGTTTTTTCGACCATCTTCCAACTGATTCACGAGCGAAATTCCTAAACCCAACGAACTTATAGACCatacagaagaagaaaaggagagagaaagagagattaaTGACCTTGAGTGTAAAAATTCCTCAATCTCCTCATCCCCAAGACCGTCATTCTCTCTACAAGAGCAGTAATCAAGTGCTTCATGGCTCGATTTCTGTAAAGAAAGCCAAAATAAAGCAGAAATTAAGAATCAATACCTTAAATGGGGAACAAAAACTTTCATCAATGATGAATCAAAGTCTTCTGCAGACACTAAACCTTCTGTTCGGTAACGAGTTCATACACACACGTGCAAGGAACCTATCAGAGAAACAGTGGCCTTGATCAAACAGAAGATCATCTAGTCATGCATGGAAAGTCAAGACAGCAAATAACCTCCTCCTCAGTGGCAGTCTAAAAAACAGGATTCACAATGAAAAGAAGCCAACGTTCTTATCGTCCTTAGCTATCTGTTGCTTGGAAATAGTTCACATGTATAATATCTTTGGATTTCAGCTCTACATTAAGTACCCTGACAGAAGAACAAGCTATAACCAAGCTTAAACCATCAGTAACCCCTTATGCATATTGCATACACAAACACAAAGTCACTAGTAAAAGGAGAAAGGTAGCTGAGAAATTATTCTCTCTATCTTTTTCTCACTGCATATAAACTCATTCCAAGAAATTATTTGTTCACTCCTTTCACAGGACATCAAAAATTAAGTCAAACAGAAGACAATAAGAGAGCATAATAAACTGATAAAAAACTAACCTTGTTGCACCCCAACGAAGCCCAAGACTTCATGAAGCCCAAAAAGAgacaaagaaggaagaagacttGCAGGATGCAGCTCAAGAAAGATGAGgacaaaacaaaagtaaaaaatgaGGCGGGCCTGTCTGTTGTaaacaaggaaagaaaataatcaaagaaagaaggaagaaatgAAAAGTTGCATGTGAGGCAAACGAGAAGGAAAGTGGCTGAAAGGAAATCaaataaagaaggaaaagaaagtcCAAAGGCTCAAGTCCAATTCACAACTAGATATTAATATGACATTACAAGGGGCAGGCAGGTTCTATATTACATTACTGGAATCACAGTTTAAGCATAACACTACTTTACTTGATAATATAAAGCCTAACCGTTTAGGTGATCTACAGATGAAGTACATAACTAGATACCTAAAACTGTTCAATACTTTTCAAGCAATCTGACTTGCAAGTTGTCTTATAATGTCCAGTTTCATTACACCTACTACAATGCACTGTGTGTTTCTCGCGATTAAGGTCCTCCACACAGATCCGCTTCTTTTCAGGGCGTCCGGGCGGTCTACGAAACTTTGGTGGTCGTACGACTTGAACGTCATCATCAAAAGCATCCTCCTCTATCTTTCTGCATTCAATTTTTTCAGGAAGCGGGTGTATATCTTGTGCATATGTTTCACGGTAACTAGCAACAGTAAAACACTTCTCTGCAAAGGCATACATATCTTTTCGACATGAGATGAGTGCTGCCACAGCATGGGAGCAAGGTATTCCATTAAGTTGCCAGTCTCGGCAAGAACAACAATGTGTCCCAATATTCACGATGTCCGATCGCTCGGCTGATAGCAcctcaaattcaaagtcatctGAGCGAAGGACTTGATATGTGGTTGCATGACTGATAGCTTCACTCATACGCTTCTCAGCAGAAGGGGCAAGTACAGAAAACCACGAACTACTTTTCA contains:
- the LOC119982145 gene encoding uncharacterized protein LOC119982145; this encodes MKSWASLGCNKVPCTCVYELVTEQKKSSHEALDYCSCRENDGLGDEEIEEFLHSSVKRGRGTVGSRMDETGPYLPACSDSKDNLSTSPCVSEPCYMRSRDKPSSLKSSEDELDKKRKKAKSKLCSISKEKHCKMRKSK
- the LOC119982144 gene encoding DUF21 domain-containing protein At2g14520-like; this encodes MAVESTCCGSGFFIHILVIIFLVLFAGLMSGLTLGLMSMSLVDLEVLAKSGTPKDRKHALKILPVVQKQHLLLCTLLICNAAAMEALPIFLDGLVTAWGAILISVTLILLFGEIIPQSVCSRYGLAIGAAIAPFVHGLVWICFPVAFPISKLLDLLLGHGHVALFRRAELKTLVNLHGNEAGKGGELTHDETTIIAGALELSEKTAKDAMTSISEIFAIDINVKLDRELMNLILEKGHSRIPVYYEQPTNIIGLVMVKNLLTIHPEDETPVKNVTIRRIPRVQGTLPLYDILNEFQKGHSHMAVVVRQCKQAEQLSSSSASDNAEKDVKIDIDGEKPLQEKVLKSKRLLHKWKSFPNSANNSYGRSRSRKWTKDIDADILHIDGNPLPQLAEEEAIGILTMEDVIEELLQEEIFDETDHHLEDS